Proteins encoded by one window of Streptomyces clavuligerus:
- a CDS encoding phosphodiester glycosidase family protein translates to MRRDRPTPWRAPWGPRAALLTAALSALLVGLVPPAAATGSGQETDPRPAHPAEVLRPVAPPPPGAPRQHTPGSGPAAADGARGVVDGDGIETARSSRPVAPGVRLTSFDRLESDKWLRVASLSVDLDGSGAAADYLFPGKVAARDTVSALAARHDPGPGRRTVAALNGDFFDINQTGAPQGPGIKDGEVTHSPAAGAHRAIGIGPEGAGRILRLYFDGTLTLPSGPYPLTAYNAANVPAGGIGAYTPAWGTADRALTVDSARPVAEAVVRDGAVVSVADRPGGGPVPDGTTVLVGREAGAARLAALRPGDRVAMEYRPRTDGGPVPRTAVGGRELLVVDGVPQNHEGQSNNTAAPRTAVGFSRDGRALQILTVDGRQADSGGVTLTELGAMMRRAGSHNALNLDGGGSATLVARTPGSDALQVENSPSDGSERTVPNGLALTAPDGSGRLAGYWVTTRTPASGAPTADPVRGGRPERVFPGLTRRLAAAGYDETWGPAAGAPRWRSLRPSAGRVDADGVFRARRGGTAVVTAERARARGRIELAVLDDLARIAPTTRHIGLAGAGSTAGFGIVGFDAHGTSAPVEPADVRLDYDPELLDVRDDGKGSFTVTARTPGGAGRITARVRGATTVLAVATGLAHRPVTDFDDAGTWTFSQARADGAVAATPAGHPGTGLELTYDFTRSTATRAAYAAPPWPIAVPGAPRSFTLWVDGDGRGAWPTLHLTDAAGSDLLLRGPYLTWTGWRQITFTVPQGAPVPLAVHRFYLAETAAARQYTGRITVDTLVAQVPPAVELPAPPRVPDRLIATGAAVADRDWRFAVLSDAQFVARDPDSAIVRQARRTLREIRAARPELLLVNGDLVDEGSPADLAFARRVLTEELGTEVPWIYIPGNHEVMGGRIDDFVSEFGPAHRAFDHRGTRVLTLDTSRLTLRGGGLAQIAAVRERLDAAAADPAIGSVLVVQHVPPRDPTPQQGSMLGDRKEAALLERWLTEFRRTTGKGAAFIGAHVGVFHAERVDGVPYLINGNSGKNPSAPAHEGGFTGWSLVGVDEVGPAERAAARHRPWRGGPDWISVQTRAHTDGLTLRAPESLPPGRSEDVRATVLQGVREVPVAFPVSADWTGSRGLHIGPPTAARPRHTASFDPVTGRLTALRPGTVTLTVTVGGLARSTRVLVPAPAPEPRADAVRPAARGALAVREGASPGSLGVSPW, encoded by the coding sequence GTGCGCAGAGACCGCCCCACGCCATGGCGGGCCCCCTGGGGACCCCGTGCCGCCCTGTTGACCGCCGCCCTCTCCGCCCTTCTCGTCGGACTCGTCCCCCCGGCCGCCGCCACGGGCTCCGGGCAGGAGACCGACCCCCGCCCCGCGCACCCCGCCGAGGTGCTGCGGCCCGTCGCGCCCCCGCCGCCCGGCGCACCCCGGCAGCACACCCCCGGCAGCGGGCCCGCGGCGGCGGACGGCGCCCGGGGGGTCGTGGACGGCGACGGCATCGAGACCGCGCGCAGCTCCCGCCCCGTCGCCCCCGGGGTGCGTCTCACCTCGTTCGACCGTCTGGAATCGGACAAGTGGCTGCGTGTCGCGAGCCTCTCCGTCGACCTCGACGGCAGCGGCGCGGCGGCCGACTATCTCTTCCCCGGCAAGGTCGCCGCCCGCGACACCGTCTCCGCGCTCGCCGCCCGGCACGACCCCGGACCCGGCCGCCGTACCGTCGCCGCCCTCAACGGCGACTTCTTCGACATCAACCAGACCGGCGCGCCCCAGGGCCCCGGCATCAAGGACGGCGAGGTCACCCACTCGCCCGCCGCGGGCGCCCACCGGGCCATCGGCATCGGCCCCGAGGGCGCGGGCCGCATCCTGCGTCTCTACTTCGACGGCACCCTGACGCTGCCCTCCGGGCCGTACCCGCTCACCGCCTACAACGCCGCCAACGTGCCCGCCGGAGGCATCGGCGCCTACACCCCCGCCTGGGGCACCGCCGACCGCGCCCTGACCGTGGACAGCGCCCGCCCGGTGGCCGAGGCGGTCGTCCGCGACGGGGCCGTGGTCTCCGTCGCGGACCGCCCCGGCGGCGGCCCCGTCCCCGACGGCACCACCGTGCTGGTGGGGCGGGAGGCCGGAGCCGCCCGGCTCGCCGCGCTGCGCCCCGGGGACCGGGTGGCCATGGAGTACCGCCCGCGCACCGACGGCGGACCGGTGCCCCGTACGGCCGTCGGCGGGCGCGAACTCCTCGTCGTCGACGGTGTACCGCAGAACCACGAGGGCCAGAGCAACAACACCGCCGCGCCGCGCACCGCCGTCGGCTTCTCCCGCGACGGCCGCGCCCTGCAGATCCTCACCGTCGACGGCCGCCAGGCCGACAGCGGCGGTGTCACCCTCACCGAGCTGGGGGCGATGATGCGGCGCGCGGGCTCCCACAACGCCCTCAACCTGGACGGCGGCGGCTCCGCCACCCTGGTCGCCCGCACCCCCGGCAGCGACGCCCTCCAGGTCGAGAACAGCCCGTCCGACGGCAGCGAACGCACCGTCCCCAACGGGCTCGCGCTCACCGCGCCCGACGGCAGCGGACGCCTGGCCGGGTACTGGGTGACCACCCGCACCCCCGCGTCCGGCGCCCCCACCGCCGACCCGGTCCGGGGCGGCCGGCCCGAACGGGTCTTCCCCGGTCTCACCCGGCGGCTCGCCGCCGCCGGGTACGACGAGACCTGGGGCCCGGCCGCCGGAGCCCCGCGCTGGCGCTCCCTGCGGCCGTCGGCGGGGCGCGTGGACGCCGACGGCGTCTTCCGGGCGCGGCGCGGCGGCACGGCCGTCGTCACCGCCGAACGGGCCCGCGCCCGGGGCCGGATCGAACTGGCCGTCCTCGACGACCTCGCCCGCATCGCCCCCACCACCCGGCACATCGGCCTCGCGGGCGCGGGCTCCACGGCCGGGTTCGGCATCGTCGGCTTCGACGCCCACGGCACCAGCGCCCCGGTCGAACCCGCCGATGTCCGGCTGGACTACGACCCGGAACTCCTCGACGTCCGCGACGACGGGAAGGGCTCCTTCACCGTCACCGCGCGGACCCCGGGCGGCGCCGGGCGGATCACGGCGCGGGTCCGGGGGGCGACCACCGTGCTCGCCGTCGCCACCGGCCTCGCCCACCGGCCCGTCACCGACTTCGACGACGCCGGAACCTGGACCTTCTCCCAGGCGCGCGCGGACGGCGCGGTCGCCGCCACCCCCGCCGGACACCCCGGCACCGGCCTGGAGCTGACGTACGACTTCACCCGCTCCACCGCCACCCGCGCCGCCTACGCCGCCCCGCCCTGGCCGATCGCCGTGCCGGGCGCGCCCCGCTCGTTCACGCTCTGGGTCGACGGGGACGGACGGGGCGCCTGGCCGACACTCCACCTCACGGACGCGGCAGGCTCCGACCTGCTGCTGCGCGGCCCCTACCTCACCTGGACGGGGTGGCGGCAGATCACCTTCACGGTGCCGCAGGGGGCACCCGTACCGCTCGCCGTGCACCGGTTCTATCTCGCCGAGACCGCGGCGGCCCGCCAGTACACCGGCCGTATCACCGTCGACACCCTGGTGGCGCAGGTACCGCCCGCCGTGGAACTGCCCGCGCCGCCCCGCGTCCCCGACCGGCTCATCGCCACGGGGGCGGCCGTCGCCGACCGGGACTGGCGGTTCGCGGTGCTGTCCGACGCGCAGTTCGTCGCCCGCGACCCCGACAGCGCGATCGTCCGCCAGGCACGGCGCACCCTGCGCGAGATCAGGGCCGCCCGCCCGGAGCTGCTGCTGGTGAACGGGGACCTCGTGGACGAGGGCAGCCCCGCCGACCTGGCCTTCGCCCGGCGGGTGCTCACCGAGGAACTGGGGACGGAGGTGCCCTGGATCTACATCCCCGGCAACCACGAGGTCATGGGCGGGCGGATCGACGACTTCGTCAGCGAGTTCGGGCCCGCGCACCGCGCCTTCGACCACCGGGGCACCCGGGTGCTCACCCTGGACACCTCCCGGCTGACCCTGCGGGGCGGCGGCCTCGCCCAGATCGCGGCGGTACGGGAGCGGCTGGACGCGGCGGCGGCCGACCCGGCGATCGGCTCGGTGCTGGTGGTGCAGCACGTCCCGCCGCGCGACCCGACCCCGCAGCAGGGCAGCATGCTCGGCGACCGCAAGGAGGCGGCGCTGCTCGAACGGTGGCTGACCGAATTCCGTCGGACCACCGGCAAGGGAGCGGCGTTCATCGGCGCGCATGTGGGGGTCTTCCACGCCGAACGCGTGGACGGCGTGCCCTATCTGATCAACGGCAACTCCGGGAAGAACCCGTCCGCCCCCGCGCACGAGGGCGGCTTCACCGGCTGGTCCCTGGTGGGCGTGGACGAGGTCGGCCCCGCCGAACGGGCCGCCGCCCGGCACCGCCCCTGGCGCGGCGGCCCGGACTGGATCTCCGTCCAGACCCGCGCCCACACCGACGGCCTCACCCTGCGCGCGCCGGAGTCGCTGCCGCCCGGCCGGTCCGAGGACGTCCGCGCCACCGTGCTCCAAGGGGTACGGGAGGTTCCGGTGGCGTTCCCGGTGAGCGCGGACTGGACGGGTTCCCGGGGCCTCCACATCGGGCCGCCCACCGCCGCCCGCCCCCGCCACACCGCCTCCTTCGACCCGGTTACCGGCCGCCTCACCGCGCTGCGCCCGGGGACCGTGACCCTCACCGTCACGGTCGGCGGCCTCGCCCGCTCCACCCGGGTCCTCGTCCCGGCACCGGCACCCGAGCCCCGGGCGGACGCCGTACGGCCCGCCGCCCGCGGCGCCCTCGCCGTGCGAGAAGGCGCGTCACCCGGCAGCCTGGGGGTGAGCCCCTGGTGA
- a CDS encoding SpoIIE family protein phosphatase encodes MVVKAGLPRAFSTPWERISLASPLPVADAVRERRLVWVADEEEMARRYPRIAVALPYQYRFAALPVATDGKIYGAAYLTWPVSHPPELSPTERELLTAACERLAHRLRRSAATGVVVAEPDFLGAPPAGPEGADGASLAQRALDRFSEGVCALDVNSRVVCANAATGDLVGIPAADLVGRVLWTSVPWLNDPVYEDRYRAALMSQRTTSFTALRPPRDWLDFRLHPGRDGVTAHITRAASAVPAAATGTGNPAERHPARLVTIAHIANLAIALTEAVGVSDVVDLVADEIMPSLGGSALVLLGSENGRLRVLGQRGYVDRGLVERFDGVPLTAPIPGAQALITGVPSFFESQEELERVYPERHTTPDGLRAWAYLPLIASGRPVGTCVLGFAREHRFSTDERSVLTSLGGLIAQALERARLYDTKHRLAHGLQSALLPSSLPAIDGLQTAARYLAGTQGMDIGGDFYDLVPAGRSAAAVIGDIQGHNVTAAALMGQVRTAVRAYVAVGQPPGQVMESTNRLLIDLKADLLASCVHLHLDLAGRAAHIARAGHPQPLLREPDGTVRALDLTGGPLLGVDAGAVYPTTWLPLAPGSVLALYTDGLVENPGIDIDDALAGLARRLGTADPDGPLEELADLLIGPPGTRDRRGDDIALLLLRPTG; translated from the coding sequence ATGGTCGTCAAGGCCGGGCTCCCCCGCGCCTTCTCCACGCCCTGGGAACGGATCTCGCTCGCCTCCCCGCTGCCCGTCGCGGACGCGGTCCGCGAGCGGCGCCTCGTCTGGGTCGCCGACGAGGAGGAGATGGCCCGCCGCTACCCCCGGATCGCCGTCGCCCTCCCCTACCAGTACCGGTTCGCCGCCCTCCCGGTCGCCACCGACGGGAAGATCTACGGCGCGGCCTATCTCACCTGGCCCGTCTCCCACCCGCCCGAACTGTCCCCGACCGAACGCGAACTCCTCACCGCCGCCTGCGAACGCCTCGCCCACCGGCTGCGCCGCTCCGCCGCCACCGGGGTCGTCGTCGCCGAGCCCGACTTCCTCGGCGCGCCCCCGGCGGGACCGGAGGGCGCGGACGGCGCGTCCCTCGCCCAGCGCGCGCTCGACCGGTTCTCCGAGGGCGTCTGCGCCCTCGATGTGAACAGCCGGGTCGTCTGCGCCAACGCCGCCACCGGCGACCTCGTCGGCATCCCCGCCGCGGACCTCGTCGGCCGGGTGCTGTGGACCTCCGTGCCGTGGCTGAACGACCCCGTGTACGAGGACCGCTACCGGGCCGCGCTGATGAGCCAGCGGACCACGTCGTTCACCGCGCTCCGCCCGCCCCGCGACTGGCTCGACTTCCGGCTGCACCCGGGCCGGGACGGCGTCACCGCCCACATCACCCGCGCCGCCTCGGCCGTACCCGCCGCCGCCACCGGCACCGGGAACCCCGCGGAACGCCACCCGGCCCGGCTCGTCACCATCGCCCACATCGCCAATCTGGCCATCGCGCTCACCGAGGCCGTCGGCGTGTCCGACGTGGTCGACCTGGTCGCCGACGAGATCATGCCCTCCCTCGGCGGCAGTGCCCTGGTGCTCCTCGGCTCCGAGAACGGACGGCTCCGGGTCCTGGGGCAGCGCGGCTACGTGGACCGCGGTCTGGTGGAACGCTTCGACGGCGTACCGCTGACCGCGCCGATCCCCGGCGCCCAGGCCCTGATCACGGGGGTGCCCTCGTTCTTCGAGTCCCAGGAGGAGCTGGAACGGGTCTACCCCGAGCGCCACACCACCCCCGACGGCCTCCGCGCCTGGGCGTATCTCCCGCTGATCGCCTCGGGGCGGCCCGTCGGCACCTGTGTCCTCGGCTTCGCCCGCGAGCACCGGTTCTCCACCGACGAACGGTCCGTCCTCACCAGCCTCGGCGGCCTCATCGCCCAGGCCCTGGAGCGGGCCCGTCTGTACGACACCAAACACCGGCTCGCCCACGGCCTCCAGTCCGCGCTGCTGCCCAGCTCGCTTCCCGCGATCGACGGCCTCCAGACCGCCGCGCGCTATCTGGCGGGCACCCAGGGCATGGACATCGGCGGCGACTTCTACGACCTCGTCCCCGCGGGCCGCAGCGCCGCCGCCGTCATCGGGGACATCCAGGGCCACAACGTCACCGCCGCCGCCCTGATGGGCCAGGTCCGTACGGCCGTCCGCGCCTATGTCGCGGTGGGCCAGCCGCCGGGGCAGGTGATGGAGTCGACCAACCGGCTGCTGATCGATCTCAAGGCGGACCTCCTCGCCTCCTGCGTCCACCTCCACCTCGACCTCGCGGGCCGCGCCGCGCACATCGCCCGCGCCGGGCACCCCCAGCCGCTGCTGCGCGAACCCGACGGCACCGTCCGGGCGCTGGACCTGACCGGCGGACCGCTGCTGGGGGTCGACGCGGGCGCCGTCTACCCCACCACCTGGCTGCCGCTGGCCCCCGGCTCCGTGCTCGCCCTCTACACCGACGGCCTGGTGGAGAACCCCGGCATCGACATCGACGACGCGCTCGCCGGACTCGCCCGCAGGCTCGGCACCGCCGACCCCGACGGCCCCCTGGAGGAGCTGGCCGACCTCCTCATCGGTCCACCGGGCACCCGCGACCGGCGCGGCGACGACATCGCGCTCCTGCTGCTGCGCCCCACCGGCTGA
- a CDS encoding acyl-CoA dehydrogenase family protein: protein MHLAYTPEQQRLRAELRAYFAGLVPDNAYARHADPAEQKRFYRATLRTLGADGWLGVGWPVEYGGRGLSPMEQFVFFDEAAQAGVPLPLMTLNTVGPTLMRYGTEEQKAYFLPRILSGEIDFAIGYSEPGAGTDLAALTTRAVREGDLETGHYLVDGQKIWTTNGDTADWVWLAVRTDPKAPPHQGITLLLVPTSDPGYSSTLIRTIASHDTTASYYDGIRVPASRRVGEENRGWRLITNQLNHERVTLAAHGTVAIRALADVQRWAAGTELADGRRVIDLGWVRGRLARAHARLDAMKLLNWQMVHAVQDSTLTPQDASAVKVYGSEARRDVYAWLLEITAAAGPLKEGSAGAVLHGELERGYRSAVIFTFGGGNNEIQREIIAWIGLGMPRVRR from the coding sequence GTGCATCTCGCCTACACGCCTGAACAGCAGCGACTGCGCGCGGAACTGCGCGCCTACTTCGCCGGCCTGGTGCCGGACAACGCCTACGCCCGCCACGCCGACCCCGCCGAACAGAAGCGCTTCTACCGGGCGACGCTGCGCACACTCGGCGCCGACGGCTGGCTCGGCGTCGGCTGGCCCGTGGAGTACGGGGGGCGCGGACTGAGCCCGATGGAGCAGTTCGTCTTCTTCGACGAGGCGGCCCAGGCGGGTGTGCCACTGCCGCTGATGACGCTCAACACCGTCGGCCCCACACTGATGCGCTACGGCACCGAGGAACAGAAGGCGTACTTCCTGCCGAGAATCCTCTCCGGGGAGATCGACTTCGCGATCGGCTACAGCGAGCCCGGCGCGGGCACGGATCTGGCGGCGCTCACCACCCGGGCCGTCCGCGAAGGAGACCTGGAGACCGGGCACTACCTCGTCGACGGACAGAAGATCTGGACCACCAACGGCGACACGGCCGACTGGGTCTGGCTCGCCGTGCGCACCGACCCGAAGGCCCCGCCGCACCAGGGGATCACCCTGCTCCTGGTGCCGACCTCCGACCCCGGCTACTCCTCGACCCTGATCAGGACGATCGCCTCGCACGACACCACCGCGAGCTACTACGACGGCATCAGGGTCCCCGCCTCCCGCCGCGTCGGCGAGGAGAACAGGGGCTGGCGCCTGATCACCAATCAGCTCAACCACGAACGGGTCACCCTCGCCGCCCATGGCACTGTCGCGATCCGCGCCCTCGCGGACGTCCAGCGCTGGGCGGCCGGGACGGAACTCGCCGACGGCCGCCGCGTCATCGACCTCGGCTGGGTCCGCGGAAGGCTCGCCCGCGCCCATGCCCGCCTCGACGCGATGAAGCTGCTGAACTGGCAGATGGTCCACGCCGTCCAGGACTCCACCCTCACCCCGCAGGACGCCTCCGCCGTCAAGGTGTACGGCTCCGAGGCCCGCCGCGATGTGTACGCCTGGCTCCTGGAGATCACCGCGGCGGCGGGCCCGCTCAAGGAGGGCTCCGCCGGAGCGGTGCTCCACGGAGAGCTGGAACGCGGCTACCGCTCAGCCGTGATCTTCACCTTCGGCGGCGGGAACAACGAGATCCAACGGGAGATCATCGCCTGGATCGGCCTCGGCATGCCCCGCGTCCGTCGCTGA
- the hypF gene encoding carbamoyltransferase HypF — MTSDAVRRTVEVTGFVQGVGFRPHVYRLATQHLLGGWVRNDARGVTICVEGPREAADLFGEALLKRLPGLARVDTCAVVAEEPVRDWTSSFTVRHSTAESGAGALVTPDSHVCADCARELFDPADRRHRYPLLNCTDCGPRYSIIRGLPYDRPKTTMADFAMCPECRAEYESPADRRFHAQPTACWSCGPQVRLLLPDGSDAGTADPVATAAGLLRDGHILAVKALGGYQLMADPRSPAATAELRARKERSSKPFALLVRDSATAAEYTVLDDRERRLLESPGRPIVLLRARPDSSLAPGVAPGSATLGLMLPATPLQHLLLAAAGPVLIATSANAPDEPMARTEEEALRGLRGLADAFLVHDREIHMRVDDSIARVVHSTVEPKVTFVRRARGYVPDPVPAPFPVPPVLALGAELKNTVCLGSGDNLYVSQHIGDLKSLGNQRFFADTIAHLRSVFGVTPRYVAHDLHPDFHSTRYAASCQDVRLVGVQHHHAHMASCMADNGLDRPVIGVVFDGTGYGTDGTIWGGEFLIGDYRGFERKAHLARFRLPGGDKAVREPDRVAIGLLAQHFGADAATLPLDLLRRRDPFEVGVLMKMATRGVNAPETSSMGRLFDACSALLGVCGRVGYEGQAAIELEQLIAWDHTPVEPWPVRLREEDDRLVIDHGPWLEGMVSDLSGPGGSAARVSRTFHESVVRAVVEVCLRLSHSSGVTDTVLSGGVFLNQHLLVRVEEELTRAGLGVYTHSRIPTNDGGLSVGQAMVAAARVGG, encoded by the coding sequence ATGACGTCCGACGCCGTCCGCAGAACCGTCGAGGTGACGGGCTTCGTGCAGGGCGTGGGCTTCCGGCCCCATGTGTACCGCCTGGCCACCCAGCATCTGCTGGGTGGCTGGGTGCGCAACGACGCCCGGGGCGTCACGATCTGCGTCGAGGGACCGCGGGAGGCGGCCGACCTGTTCGGCGAGGCGCTGCTGAAGCGGCTGCCCGGACTGGCCCGCGTCGACACCTGCGCCGTGGTCGCCGAGGAGCCGGTGCGCGACTGGACCTCCTCCTTCACCGTCCGGCACAGCACAGCGGAGAGCGGGGCCGGAGCCCTGGTCACTCCGGACAGCCATGTGTGCGCCGACTGCGCCAGGGAACTCTTCGACCCGGCCGACCGGCGCCACCGCTACCCCCTGCTCAACTGCACCGACTGCGGACCGCGGTACAGCATCATCCGCGGACTCCCCTACGACCGCCCGAAGACCACCATGGCGGACTTCGCCATGTGCCCGGAGTGCCGGGCCGAGTACGAGTCCCCCGCGGACCGGCGCTTCCACGCCCAGCCCACCGCCTGCTGGTCCTGCGGCCCGCAGGTCCGGCTGCTGCTGCCGGACGGCTCCGACGCCGGTACCGCCGACCCCGTGGCCACCGCCGCCGGCCTGCTGCGGGACGGGCACATCCTGGCGGTCAAGGCACTCGGCGGCTACCAGCTCATGGCCGATCCGCGCAGCCCCGCCGCGACAGCCGAGCTGCGGGCGCGCAAGGAGCGCAGCAGCAAGCCGTTCGCGCTGCTCGTACGGGACAGCGCGACCGCCGCGGAGTACACCGTGCTCGACGACCGGGAGCGGCGCCTCCTGGAGTCCCCCGGACGCCCGATCGTGCTGCTCCGGGCCCGGCCGGACAGCTCGCTCGCGCCCGGTGTCGCGCCGGGCTCCGCCACGCTGGGGCTCATGCTGCCGGCCACGCCCCTCCAGCATCTCCTCCTCGCCGCCGCCGGCCCGGTCCTGATCGCGACCAGCGCCAACGCGCCGGACGAGCCGATGGCCCGTACCGAGGAGGAGGCGCTGCGCGGACTGCGGGGCCTGGCCGACGCCTTCCTGGTGCACGACCGCGAGATCCATATGCGGGTGGACGACTCGATCGCCCGGGTCGTGCACAGCACGGTCGAACCGAAGGTCACCTTCGTCCGGCGGGCCCGCGGCTATGTCCCCGACCCGGTACCGGCCCCCTTCCCGGTGCCGCCCGTCCTGGCGCTCGGCGCGGAACTCAAGAACACCGTGTGTCTCGGCAGCGGCGACAACCTCTATGTCAGCCAGCACATCGGCGACCTCAAGTCCCTCGGCAACCAGCGGTTCTTCGCCGACACGATCGCGCATCTGCGCTCCGTCTTCGGTGTGACGCCGCGGTATGTCGCCCACGATCTGCATCCCGACTTCCACAGCACCCGCTACGCCGCCTCCTGCCAGGACGTGCGGCTGGTGGGAGTCCAGCACCACCATGCCCATATGGCCTCCTGCATGGCGGACAACGGACTGGACCGGCCCGTGATAGGAGTCGTCTTCGACGGCACCGGCTACGGCACCGACGGCACCATCTGGGGAGGCGAGTTCCTGATCGGCGACTACCGCGGCTTTGAGCGGAAGGCGCATCTGGCACGCTTCCGGCTGCCGGGCGGCGACAAGGCCGTACGGGAGCCCGACCGGGTCGCCATCGGCCTGCTGGCGCAGCACTTCGGCGCCGACGCCGCGACCCTGCCGCTCGACCTCCTGCGGCGGCGGGACCCGTTCGAGGTCGGCGTCCTGATGAAGATGGCCACGCGTGGGGTGAACGCGCCGGAGACCTCCAGCATGGGACGGCTGTTCGACGCCTGCTCCGCCCTGCTCGGCGTGTGCGGGCGGGTGGGGTACGAGGGACAGGCCGCCATCGAGCTGGAGCAGCTCATCGCCTGGGACCACACCCCGGTGGAGCCCTGGCCGGTGCGGCTGCGGGAGGAGGACGACCGGCTCGTCATCGACCACGGCCCCTGGCTGGAGGGGATGGTGTCGGACCTCTCCGGCCCCGGCGGCTCCGCGGCGCGGGTGAGCCGGACGTTCCACGAGAGTGTGGTGCGCGCGGTGGTGGAGGTCTGTCTGCGGCTGTCGCACTCCAGCGGGGTGACGGACACCGTCCTCAGCGGCGGTGTGTTCCTCAATCAGCATCTGCTGGTCAGGGTCGAGGAGGAGCTGACCCGGGCCGGACTCGGGGTGTACACCCACAGCCGTATCCCCACCAATGACGGCGGGCTCTCCGTGGGACAGGCCATGGTCGCCGCGGCCCGGGTCGGCGGATGA
- the hypE gene encoding hydrogenase expression/formation protein HypE gives MSQELISGTIAGILGDTYIGEMEDSALLELPGPRIAMTTDSFVVDPVFFGNGDIGKIAVAGTVNDLAVSGARPLYLTLAVVLEEGFALADLRRVLRSVRDAAIAAEVKIVAGDTKVVRRGEADGIFLNTTGVGVLERPFTLSSRALRAGDRVIVTGFLGDHSIHILSLREGLGFEQRVHSDCAVLSHVIADVLDICGDGVRCIRDITRGGLGTVVNEFAQASAVAIELDASVLPIRPETAMAADMLGVDVMYLANEGNLCLVVAAEETEAALKALHAHPECARAAVVGEVVAGADAGGAGTVRMTGADGRVSTVELLYGAQLPRLC, from the coding sequence ATGAGCCAGGAGCTCATCTCCGGGACCATCGCCGGGATACTCGGTGACACCTATATCGGTGAGATGGAGGACAGCGCGCTGCTGGAGCTTCCCGGCCCGCGCATCGCGATGACGACCGACTCGTTCGTGGTCGACCCGGTCTTCTTCGGCAACGGCGACATCGGCAAGATCGCCGTCGCCGGTACGGTCAACGACCTCGCGGTGAGCGGTGCCCGGCCGCTCTATCTCACCCTGGCCGTCGTGCTGGAGGAGGGTTTCGCGCTGGCGGACCTCCGCCGTGTCCTGCGCTCCGTCAGGGATGCCGCCATCGCCGCGGAGGTGAAGATCGTGGCCGGTGACACCAAGGTCGTCCGGCGCGGGGAGGCGGACGGGATCTTCCTCAACACCACGGGTGTGGGGGTGCTGGAGCGTCCGTTCACCCTCTCCAGCCGGGCGCTGAGGGCCGGTGACCGGGTCATCGTCACGGGCTTCCTCGGCGACCACAGCATCCATATCCTCTCGCTGCGCGAGGGGCTGGGGTTCGAGCAGCGCGTCCACAGCGACTGCGCGGTGCTCAGCCATGTCATCGCGGACGTCCTCGACATCTGCGGGGACGGGGTGCGCTGCATCCGGGACATCACCCGCGGCGGACTCGGCACGGTCGTCAACGAGTTCGCCCAGGCGTCGGCCGTCGCCATCGAGCTGGACGCATCGGTTCTGCCGATCCGGCCGGAGACGGCCATGGCGGCGGACATGCTCGGTGTGGACGTGATGTACCTGGCCAACGAGGGCAATCTCTGTCTGGTCGTCGCGGCCGAGGAGACGGAGGCCGCCCTCAAGGCCCTGCACGCCCATCCGGAGTGCGCGCGGGCCGCGGTGGTCGGGGAGGTTGTCGCCGGTGCGGACGCCGGTGGGGCCGGTACCGTCCGGATGACCGGCGCGGACGGCCGCGTCTCCACCGTCGAGCTGCTGTACGGGGCCCAGTTGCCGAGGCTCTGCTGA
- a CDS encoding DUF3865 domain-containing protein, with product MTERLSVQIDERNDAFTSAVKSKLLKELPTASTESLEWLVMEHYQFSFANCGLLQAAVECTRTLAEPGVSVELQRNVDEEDGHAPMYKQGMLNVGTDMDQRVEFPATTAFLAEVEALCAPDPSRALGALYATETAAIFEHEVLFEICREISDRRGFPYEGSLIKRFHDIHLEDGVEQGHKDGLAAFVDLDQTGATFTEGEAIDREVVRQGGLDAIQIMEVWWDALLGKALAEPAGTAA from the coding sequence ATGACCGAGCGTCTTTCGGTGCAGATCGACGAACGGAACGACGCGTTCACCAGCGCGGTGAAGAGCAAGCTCCTGAAGGAACTGCCCACCGCGAGCACGGAGTCGCTGGAGTGGCTGGTCATGGAGCACTACCAGTTCTCCTTCGCGAACTGCGGTCTGCTCCAGGCCGCCGTGGAGTGCACCAGGACGCTCGCGGAGCCCGGCGTCTCGGTGGAGCTCCAGCGGAACGTGGACGAGGAGGACGGCCACGCCCCGATGTACAAACAGGGCATGCTGAATGTCGGTACCGATATGGACCAGCGGGTGGAGTTCCCGGCCACCACCGCCTTCCTGGCGGAGGTCGAGGCGCTGTGTGCCCCGGACCCGTCGCGCGCGCTCGGCGCGCTGTACGCGACGGAGACGGCCGCCATCTTTGAACACGAGGTCCTCTTCGAGATCTGCCGCGAGATCTCCGACCGCCGGGGCTTCCCCTACGAGGGCAGCCTGATCAAGCGCTTCCACGACATCCACCTGGAGGACGGGGTGGAGCAGGGCCACAAGGACGGCCTGGCCGCGTTCGTGGACCTCGACCAGACCGGTGCCACGTTCACCGAGGGCGAGGCGATCGACCGGGAGGTGGTCCGCCAGGGCGGTCTGGACGCGATCCAGATCATGGAGGTCTGGTGGGACGCCCTGCTCGGCAAGGCCCTCGCCGAGCCCGCGGGCACCGCCGCCTGA